A segment of the Meles meles chromosome 4, mMelMel3.1 paternal haplotype, whole genome shotgun sequence genome:
CACCAGGAACTGGTAGACGCCGCGGAAGAGCACGAAGGCCGCGTAGCACAGCCAGATGTCGCTGCTGCTGTACATGAGGAACACGAGCGCCGCCTGCACCACCGTCACGCCCGCGATGACCAGCTTGGCCCACAGCGCCCAGCGGATCTTCACGAAGCCCGCGGAGAAGGAGGAGATGGCACCTGGGGGGGCAGGACAGGTCACGGccgcggcggggggggggggggggtggcgggggggtgcgGGGCCGCGGGGACAGGGCCGGGGCCTACCGAGCAGCGTGGACGCGGCGTCGGCACCGCCGTTGTAGACCGAGGCGCTGCCCGCCGTGGGGTGGACCACGTTCCACAGGATGTGCGTGTAGTAGACGATCAGGTAGTAGGCGGCCGAGTTGAAGACCCACCAGAGGGACCAGAGGCGCAGCTGCGGCGAGCGCGCGGTGGCCCCCAGCTCACGGAGCATGCGCGCCGGCGTCCAGGCCCGCCAGGCCCCCCGCGCCGCGGCCGGGTTCATGCGGGCCAGCTCGGAGGCGGCGGCGTCGCGGTTGAAGAAGAGgctgcgccggggccgccgcaGGAAGAGCGCGAGCACCAGGCTCCCGCTCAGCAGGCCGAGCGAGACGTAGTTGAGCGTGGAGAAGGGCACGCCGGCGGCCGACACGAGCAGCTGGCCCAGCACCGAGCTGGTGAAGACGCCGAGCAGCACGGCCGAGCGGGAGTAGCCGGCCACGCGCTGGTAGCGCGCCGGCCGCACGAGCGAGAAGATGTAGGAGGAGTAGGCGATGCGCGCGGCCATGGTGAGGGCGTAGCAGAGCTCCATGAGCTGCATGTGCAGCACGGAGCggccgagcagcagcagcagccagacGGCCACGAAGCTCGCGCTCTGCAGCACCAGCACGGGCGTGTAGCGCAGGTAGTCGGTCAGCAGGAACACGGGCACCAGCACCGCCAGGTACGAGTAGGACAGCACCGGCGTGATCTCGTTGGTGACCTGGGGACAGCGGGCGCGtgacgggggcgggggcggggcgcgcggggggggggggggcgacggTCCTGGGCGAGACACCCCCCCATCGGAGGGCACCCACCCTGCGGGCCTCCCACGGCTCCCTGGGGCCCAGCCAGCACGGCCTGGGGAAAGCCAGCGCGAACCGCGGACAGTCCCAGATGACACCAGAATGCCTGGCGACCCAGGTTCGCTTTTAGGAGATGAAAACGTGACCTGGTTTGTCCCTGTCCTTGACAGTGGGGCCGATGTATGCCTCGGCCTGGGAGGAGAAGCCTCAGGCGGCAGGTTCcgcggggcaggggagggaggaagccaggaggaaaaggaacagaagagCAGTGGCCACGACAGGGCCTCGCCTCTCTGCAGAGGAACGGCACCCGCCGCCCAACTCAGGGGGTCCCAGGGCACAGGGACGCTGCGAGGGAAGCCCTGTGCCCAGCCCCACCGGACTCCACCGGGGGGGCTCTGGCCATGGCTCCCATCCACCGGGGCAGACCCAGCTGGGCCCTTAGAGATCACGGCCTCCCTGGGGATCCACAGGCTTGGGGCACTAAGCCTGACTCGGGTCCCGGAACCACCCCTGAGCCAGCCCCAAGAGCCAGCAGGCCCCAAGGTCCCACATAAGGAAACCGAGGGACCATATGGAGCCTCGGGTCAGCACGTGGGGCTGTGCTGTGCCCACCACCTGCCAGCCTCCGGGCGGCTGGGTGGACCCCGGTGCCTCAGCCTTCACCCGCGGCTGTCGGCAGCCCTGCCCACCCAGGGGGAGCCTCAGGCGGTCCCGGACGAGGGTGGAACAGCATTTCTAGGGTTGTGCCCTGGACCCCCGTCTCAGCCCCAGGTGGCCAAGCCTCAACGACTCTGAGGAAGGCTGTTGGGTCCCCTCCCAGCTGAGGCTCCTGTGCCTGGTGGCCTCATCAACCCACACCCCCACAGGAAAGCCAGGGATAACCCCAAAGCTTGTGGTCTGCACAGCACCGTGCACCAAAGGCCTccagggatcctgagactgagTGCAGGTCAGTCCCAGGGGAAAGAAGACCCTACAGTGGGTCACCAAGAGCCACGGGGCCCCGGCTCGAGCCCAGACGTGGGCACGTGTCCCAGGGCACCCATCAGGCCCTCAGTTACGACGGCAGAGCCCAAGGGGCAGAGACTCGGGAGGACTGACTacccttcctttcctttgccctcctccgtcctcctctccccttctcgCCCTCCCCGCATCCTCCACGGGCTCTCCTCCAGCTCGGCAGGCCAACGGGCCGGCAGAGGCGGCTGACCCACGTCACACTTGGAAGGTACTAGGGGAGTGGGCACCCACGAAGTCCCTGGGGTTCAGTAGCATCTGCCAAGTGGCCCAGCACTTGGCACAAGGACAGCTTCCTATTGGCTGAGCCTAGTGTTGCCTGGACGCCTTCCCAGGAGCCTAGTGTACGCACAGGCCAGGGCCAGGCGGACCGCAAAGCACAGGAACCGTGCCCGGATCTGGACCCAGGTGGCTCCCGGCAGCTGCTTCCCTGAATGGGCAGGCTCGGCAGGGCCCCAGAGCAGCCAGAACAGCGGGGGGCGGGCAGCGGCAGACCCACGGCAAGGGCAAGAAGGATGCAAAACATTGAGTTCTCAGGAGCAGGACGAGGGAACCCAAAATCCAACAGGAAGTGCGAGCCCGATCCCTGGCagcaccgggggggggggggggggcgctgaaGCCCGTgcaaggggagggcaggggagcggGACAGTGGCCTTCCCTGCTGGGCCCTGATGATCCCAGGCTGAGAGGTGACAGGTGGGCAGGCCCGCGAGGAGGAGTGTTGTGAGCAGTCCCGGATGGGCTCCCCGTGGGCGTGGTGCTGTGGACTCAGAATAGGCGGCCTGAAGGAAGGGCGCCGCAGGCGTGAAGATAGAGAGTAGCCTCCCCCCACCCGCAGGGCCAGGTGGTCACTACGCCAGGGAGGATGGGGGCATCCCCCAGCAAGCAGCAGGAGGGAAAATCTGGCGGGACCAGAACTTAAAACCCCAGCCTAACAGGACACCACGAGCAAAGCGAGGGACTGGCCCGGACGGGAAGAAACAGATGACGGTCCAATCCCCCAGGGCAACCGGGAGGGGGACAGCCCCGCAGGAAGATGTGGAGGCCGGCGCAGCGAGCTCCGGGACCGCAGGTGCCAGCCGGGCCCAGGGCCCACTGCGCAGACCAAAGGAGTACATGCCGAGCAAGCCAGCTCTCCACGGCGATCAGACGGGCAGAGACTCAGCCGTGCCAGTCCGCTGCCGGGGACGGAGGGAAATGGGCAGCCAGCCACAcgggcggcgggggtgggagtCTGTACCGGCGACACCAAGCCCGCACATAGCCGTGCCCAGGACACCTGCAGCGGATTTCCCTCGGGGCTAACAGACGCTGTCGAAGTACCCGTTCAAGCATTAGAGTGTGCTGAGGTCAGGGCAGCCCGGACATGTGTGGACAAGTGTCCCCAGTCAGCCCAGCGGGGACACGCCACAGAGGCTGTCCTAGACCCCACTGACATGCCCGGGGCAGACACAAGCCAGAGAGGCCACACCACCAGCCACTAGGGCCCGGCCCCCACCTGAGACAGGTCAGGTCAGGCCTCATGTGCACAGCGACTCCACGTGACTTTTAAGAATTCTAAGGTCCGCAAGGGGAAGGGGTCAGGCTCTCAATCAGGGAGAAAGGCCAGGCTCCCAGAGAAAGCCCGCGGCTCAGTGGGGCCCAGCCTCAGTGGGGCCTAGCCAGTGATGCGCTGGAGGGCACGGTGCCTgaggccaggggctgggcgggacCGGCTCAGACAGATGGCCTCACTGGGACAGAAGGCCTCACGGGGACAGAAGGCCTCACGGGGACAGAAGGCCTGACCGGGCATTTTATCTACCAACAGCCCTTCGGCTCTTTTGTTCTCCCGATAAGGAGAGCTCTGGGGAGAAAACTGCTTTCCCTCCTCTACCGCCCCAGGTAGAAACTGTTACCCAAGTCTCCAACCAGGAgatcttcctccttctccccagtcagtccctccctgtcccttCAGGCAAATGGCTGTTAGAGGTCTCCCGCCACACAAGCCCCTGGCGGGGGGTGCggggtgcccccctccccactctcttcccTCAGACCCTCAGCAGACGCGGACCCCTCTGCAGCCTGCCGTCCCTCCTCGACTAGCCTGCTTAGGAGTCCaagtccgccccccccccccgccccctccgtGGGAAGGCGCCCTGGAGAGGGCGCGGAGGGCAGGACCCCTCCCACCACACGGCCACCCACCTAACCCTGCAGGCTCAGCCACTACGGGCCGGGAGCCCACGCACCTGTTCCCGAGTGAAGTTCTTATCGGGGCTCAGGAGGTAGGGTGTGATGAAGCTCTCCCCCGGCCGCAACTGCGCCATGAAGCCGTAGAAACACAGGTAGGACACCAGGCACCTCCAGGACTTGAGCTCCGGGTCGGGCCCCGGCTCCGCAGGCTCCTGCTTCTTCGCCAGCTGGCCAGAGGGCACCATGCTGCCCAGCCCCCCTGGCGGCCCCGGACGAGACGGTGGTGCTCCTGAAAGATGAGCACGGGCTCAAGGCAGCTCCACCCACGGCCCTCGGACCCCATGCCTCCTCCCCACAAACCCCAGGGCTCTCACACGTGGTCGGGACACAACGTCCACATGGGGAGGGGGCCCCAGCCCCGAGAATCGCCCAGCGCATGTCACAGCCCAGACGTCTGGCCCCGCCAGCCCAGGCGGTCACCGCCACCAGGAGGCCCGCGAGATTGCCGCAGCCCATAATTCACCTTAAGTATTGATCAACTCAAACCAAACACAACTTAAAGTCCCATCTTTTGGGCACCCAAGCTCCTCCCACGAGCTCACAGTGGGTGGCTGTGGCCGTGAGCCCACGTCCCTGGCCAGGAGCAGCCCCAGGGGAGCGCTGGCATCTCGGCACCCAGCCAGAGCCACCCCATGTCACCTGGCCCCAAGATGGCTCAGAGCCGGCTGGAAGGGTCCTGCCGGGACGCCAGGCACACAGTGAGGGTGGCTGGCGGCCCCAAGTGCAGCCTGGGAGTGCTGTCCCGTCCGTCTCTGGTGGGGGGACTCCAGGCACGAGACGGGGGGACGTGGCAGATGGGGTTTGCTGGCACTGCT
Coding sequences within it:
- the SLC19A1 gene encoding reduced folate transporter isoform X1 → MVPSGQLAKKQEPAEPGPDPELKSWRCLVSYLCFYGFMAQLRPGESFITPYLLSPDKNFTREQVTNEITPVLSYSYLAVLVPVFLLTDYLRYTPVLVLQSASFVAVWLLLLLGRSVLHMQLMELCYALTMAARIAYSSYIFSLVRPARYQRVAGYSRSAVLLGVFTSSVLGQLLVSAAGVPFSTLNYVSLGLLSGSLVLALFLRRPRRSLFFNRDAAASELARMNPAAARGAWRAWTPARMLRELGATARSPQLRLWSLWWVFNSAAYYLIVYYTHILWNVVHPTAGSASVYNGGADAASTLLGAISSFSAGFVKIRWALWAKLVIAGVTVVQAALVFLMYSSSDIWLCYAAFVLFRGVYQFLVPIATFQIASSLSKELCALVFGVNTFLATVLKTIITLIVSDKRGLGLPVHSQFFIYFVYFLVLFGVYLLGALVVVVRHFRDGRRAPQPPELSPAEEKAMQPLDAQEQSLQPEAKA
- the SLC19A1 gene encoding reduced folate transporter isoform X3 gives rise to the protein MVPSGQLAKKQEPAEPGPDPELKSWRCLVSYLCFYGFMAQLRPGESFITPYLLSPDKNFTREQVTNEITPVLSYSYLAVLVPVFLLTDYLRYTPVLVLQSASFVAVWLLLLLGRSVLHMQLMELCYALTMAARIAYSSYIFSLVRPARYQRVAGYSRSAVLLGVFTSSVLGQLLVSAAGVPFSTLNYVSLGLLSGSLVLALFLRRPRRSLFFNRDAAASELARMNPAAARGAWRAWTPARMLRELGATARSPQLRLWSLWWVFNSAAYYLIVYYTHILWNVVHPTAGSASVYNGGADAASTLLGAISSFSAGFVKIRWALWAKLVIAGVTVVQAALVFLMYSSSDIWLCYAAFVLFRGVYQFLVPIATFSSTSCTSWCCLASTSWGPWWWSCGISGTAAAHPSPRS
- the SLC19A1 gene encoding reduced folate transporter isoform X2; amino-acid sequence: MVPSGQLAKKQEPAEPGPDPELKSWRCLVSYLCFYGFMAQLRPGESFITPYLLSPDKNFTREQVTNEITPVLSYSYLAVLVPVFLLTDYLRYTPVLVLQSASFVAVWLLLLLGRSVLHMQLMELCYALTMAARIAYSSYIFSLVRPARYQRVAGYSRSAVLLGVFTSSVLGQLLVSAAGVPFSTLNYVSLGLLSGSLVLALFLRRPRRSLFFNRDAAASELARMNPAAARGAWRAWTPARMLRELGATARSPQLRLWSLWWVFNSAAYYLIVYYTHILWNVVHPTAGSASVYNGGADAASTLLGAISSFSAGFVKIRWALWAKLVIAGVTVVQAALVFLMYSSSDIWLCYAAFVLFRGVYQFLVPIATFQIASSLSKELCALVFGVNTFLATVLKTIITLIVSDKRGLGLPVHSQVLFTVK